A genomic window from Labrus bergylta chromosome 7, fLabBer1.1, whole genome shotgun sequence includes:
- the myo5c gene encoding unconventional myosin-Vc isoform X1, whose amino-acid sequence MMAVFELYTQYNRVWIPDAEHVWKSAEISRDFHFGENALELLLEDGKEYNHPVDPSKPQLPPLRNPDILVGENDLTALSYLHEPAVLHNLKVRFVESRIIYTYCGIILVAVNPYKQLHVYGDAIIHAYSGQNMGDMDPHIFAVAEEAYKQMARNHKNQSIIVSGESGAGKTVSARYAMRYFAVVSKSGSKTRVEDKVLASNPITEAIGNAKTTRNDNSSRFGKYTEISFDKKFRIIGANMRTYLLEKSRVVFQADNERNYHIFYQMCSCAHLPEFKNLKLLSADKFQYTCMGGEMTIEGVDDKKDMEETQRTFSLLGLKEEFQSDVFKVLAAILHLGNVEIKDSGSDKSSVPLSDPHLAVFCELLGVSAEGLVRWLCHRRIVLVAETVVKPVPKEKAVNARNALAKQIYAHLFDCIINRINTALQVPGKQHAFIGVLDIYGFETFDVNSFEQFCINYANEKLQQQFNLHVFKLEQEEYMREDIPWTLIDFYDNQPVIDLIEAKMGILDLLDEECLFPQGTDQSWLQKLFNYLADNPLFEKPRLSNEAFTIQHFADKVEYQCRGFLEKNRDTLYEELVDILRASKFPFLANFFKEEELRAVNCKGVKVRPARPGVKAASKQLRASVGDKFCSSLSLLMETLNATTPHYVRCIKPNDEKLPFEYDSRRVVQQLRACGVLETIRISAQSYPSRWTYNEFYSRYSILMLHQEADLSDKKQTCKNVLQRLIQDPNQYKFGRTKIFFRAGQVAYLEKLRLDRLRGACVTIQKHVRGWSQRRKYLRMREAAIILQQYIRGQRTIRKTVSAATLKQGWASLVIQRHWKGYRMRQIYLVVRVASITIQAFTRGWKARKQFKTMMKEHKALVLQKYARAWLARRRFQTMRRLVLNVQLSYRVQQLRKKIEEQSKENCGLVERLTTLANSHSQTVEKLQGLEVKLEKSTHLKASVEAREKKAKEDAGLTIALLQKDMDALKLEKQNLEKKFEASFKEAKENFDHIKSSLLEEKEYEARLRKIAESNTEIQRQDHEKEVEILKEEIKRLKEERVGLQGKMEEAGQVNADLQEQVIQLTKHVKTIPELRRDLNNLQNQRNNMDRKMKQQSDQARVKVNDITRQLLGGVVEEEVLLGLSPDNSEKVYEVEDMLAAFDGLQKASRILESHQKEQKEKYESQVEGLKLKVDHLENENSKLQNLFQEKSNVNENIRQEVSRLSSENSVIPELKLQASDLQRQKQELEAHVEEQRKELAEKTEEITNVLHRKIEDESSQRRHLEEKAGELEEQKNELQEQLEELEEETDHLKRQQLMESEAKSKLRQDISRLTAENIDFEEMLDHKDRLIKKLRSQIKSLETSQRVKQTSAPAIPKDFLGMLEYKREDGPRLIQNIILDLKPKGVAVNMMPRLPAFILFMCIRHVDYLNDEDKLKSLMNEMIAAVKKVILNYHKDFEVLSFWLSNTYQLLNCLKQYSGEEEFMKQSTPRQKKNCLQNFDLSEHRQILSDLAIHIYHQFLSVMEKSLTPAIVPGMLEHESLQGISSMKPTGFRKRSNSIYEDSETYTISSIIQQLSTFLSIMSQHDMEQGLIRQAVKQLFFLVGATTLNNIMLRKDMCSCRKGMQIRCNISYLEEWLKEKGLQSSNAMDTLKPLSQAAWLLQVNKSTDDDAKDVAEKCTELNTVQIVKILNSYTPIDDFEKRVSSSFVRKVQSLLHDRESSSQLMLDSDYRFQVTFPFCPSLQALELLQVPSSLQLGFLIRI is encoded by the exons ATGATGGCTGTGTTTGAGCTGTACACCCAG TACAACAGAGTTTGGATCCCAGATGCAGAGCATGTGTGGAAATCAGCTGAGATCAGCAGAGACTTTCACTTTGGGGAGAATGCTCTTGAATTGCTCCTTGAAGATGGCAAA GAGTACAACCACCCCGTGGACCCGTCTAAACCTCAGCTCCCTCCTCTTCGTAACCCGGACATCTTGGTGGGGGAGAACGACCTCACAGCTCTCAGCTACCTGCATGAACCTGCAGTCCTTCACAATCTGAAAGTGCGATTTGTGGAGTCCAGAATCATCTACACCTACTGTG GTATCATCCTGGTGGCTGTAAATCCATACAAACAGCTTCATGTCTACGGCGATGCAATCATTCATGCCTACTCAGGCCAGAACATGGGAGACATGGACCCTCATATATTTGCAGTGGCAGAGGAGGCTTACAAGCAGATGGCCAG AAACCACAAGAACCAGTCCATCATCGTCAGTGGGGAGTCTGGAGCCGGGAAGACAGTGTCCGCTCGATACGCTATGAGGTACTTTGCTGTTGTAAGCAAATCTGGAAGTAAAACTCGAGTTGAAGACAAAGTCCTGGCATCCAATCCAATAACAGAG GCAATTGGAAACGCAAAGACCACCCGGAACGACAACAGCAGCCGTTTTGGGAAATACACGGAGATCAGCTTTGACAAGAAGTTCAGAATCATCGGGGCCAACATGAGGACGTATCTCTTAGAGAAATCCAGAGTTGTGTTTCAG GCAGACAACGAGCGGAACTATCACATATTCTATCAGATGTGCTCCTGTGCTCACCTGCCAGAGTTCAAGAACCTGAAGCTGT TGAGTGCAGATAAGTTCCAGTACACCTGCATGGGCGGCGAGATGACTATTGAAGGGGTAGATGACAAGAAAGACATGGAGGAGACTCAACGGACCTTCTCCCTCCTAG GGTTGAAGGAAGAGTTTCAGTCAGATGTTTTCAAAGTTTTGGCGGCTATTCTGCATCTGGGAAATGTGGAAATCAAGGACTCTGGAAGTGACAAATCCTCAGTTCCA CTCAGCGATCCACACCTGGCGGTCTTCTGTGAGTTGCTGGGTGTGAGCGCAGAGGGGTTGGTGCGTTGGCTCTGCCACCGGAGGATCGTGCTGGTGGCTGAGACGGTGGTGAAGCCGGTGCCCAAAGAGAAAGCGGTGAATGCCAGGAATGCTTTAGCCAAGCAGATCTACGCCCATCTGTTCGACTGTATTATCAACAGGATAAACACAGCGTTGCAGGTTCCAGGAAAACAGCACGCTTTCATTGGTGTTCTGGACATTTATGG CTTTGAAACGTTTGACGTCAACAGCTTTGAACAGTTTTGTATCAACTATGCAAATGAAAAACTTCAACAGCAGTTCAATTTG cacGTGTTTAAACTGGAGCAAGAGGAGTACATGCGAGAGGACATCCCCTGGACACTGATAGATTTCTATGACAACCAGCCAGTCATTGATCTGATTGAAGCAAAGATGGGGATCCTGGACTTGCTTGATGAAGAATGTTTG tTTCCTCAAGGCACAGATCAAAGCTGGTTGCAGAAACTGTTCAACTACCTAGCTGACAATCCTCTGTTTGAGAAGCCCAGGTTATCAAATGAGGCATTTACGATTCAACACTTTGCAGACAAG GTGGAATATCAATGCAGAGGTTTCCTTGAAAAGAACAGGGACACTCTTTATGAAGAACTTGTTGACATTCTGAGAGCCAGTAAG TTTCCCTTTCTGGCCAACTTTTTCAAAGAGGAGGAGCTTCGTGCTGTGAACTGTAAAGGTGTCAAAGTGAGGCCCGCCAGGCCTGGAGTGAAGGCAGCCAGTAAACAGCTGAGAGCCTCTGTGGGAGATAAG TTCTGCAGCTCCCTCTCTTTACTGATGGAAACACTGAACGCCACCACTCCTCATTATGTGCGCTGCATTAAGCCCAACGATGAAAAGCTCCCGTTTGA ATATGACTCGAGGAGGGTGGTGCAGCAGCTGCGTGCCTGCGGAGTCCTCGAAACAATTCGTATAAGCGCACAGAGTTATCCATCCAG gtggACATACAATGAGTTCTACAGCCGGTACAGTATCCTGATGTTGCATCAGGAGGCCGACCTCAGTGACAAGAAGCAGACCTGCAAGAATGTCCTTCAGAGGCTGATTCAG GACCCTAACCAGTACAAGTTTGGTCGGACAAAGATCTTCTTCCGAGCGGGACAGGTAGCGTACCTGGAGAAGCTGCGCCTGGACCGCCTGAGAGGAGCCTGTGTGACCATCCAGAAACACGTCCGCGGGTGGAGCCAGAGGAGGAAGTACCTGCGCATGAGAGAGGCGGCCATCATCCTCCAACAGTACATCCGTGGACAGAGGACAATCCG TAAAACGGTGAGTGCTGCAACACTGAAGCAGGGCTGGGCATCGCTGGTGATCCAGAGACACTGGAAAGGGTACCGCATGAGGCAGATCTACCTTGTCGTCCGTGTGGCATCCATCACCATCCAGGCCTTCACACGAGGATGGAAGGCACGCAAACAGTTCAAGACG ATGATGAAGGAGCACAAAGCTTTGGTTCTGCAGAAGTACGCTCGAGCATGGCTGGCACGCCGGCGTTTCCAAACCATGCGTCGCCTGGTACTCAACGTTCAGCTCTCCTACAGGGTGCAGCAGCTAAGGAAAAAGATTGAAGAGCAG AGCAAGGAGAACTGTGGATTGGTGGAGAGGCTGACCACCTTGGCCAACTCGCACTCTCAAACCGTTGAGAAGCTTCAGGGTCTGGAGGTGAAGCTGGAAAAATCCACTCACCTGAAGGCATCTGTCGAGGCAAGAGAGAAGAAAGCGAAAGAAGACGCTGGTCTG ACAATTGCATTGCTTCAGAAGGACATGGATGCACTAAAACTCGAAAAGCAGAACTTGGAGAAAAAGTTTGAAGCATCCTTCAAAGAGGCAAAGG AGAACTTTGATCATATAAAGAGCAGTCTTCTGGAAGAGAAAGAATATGAGGCAAGGCTTCGAAA GATTGCAGAGAGCAACACTGAGATCCAGAGACAGGACCACGAGAAGGAAGTGGAAATTCTGAAAGAGGAGATCAAGAGACTGAAAGAAGAGCGAGTTGGTTTACAGGGTAAGATGGAGGAGGCTGGACAGGTGAACGCTGACCTGCAGGAACAGGTCATCCAGCTCACCAAACACGTTAAAACCATCCCTGAGCTCCGTCGAGACCTCAACAACCTGCAAAACCAGAGAAATAACATGGATCGAAAAATGAAGCAACAGTCTGATCAAGCAAGAG TGAAAGTGAACGATATCACAAGACAACTTCTGGGTGGTGTTGTTGAAGAGGAGGTTCTTTTGGG GCTAAGTCCAGACAACTCAGAGAAGGTTTATGAAGTTGAAGATATGCTTGCAGCCTTTGATGGTCTACAGAAAGCTAGCAG AATACTTGAAAGCCACCAGAAGGAGCAGAAGGAAAAATATGAATCCCAAGTGGAGGGCTTGAAGTTGAAAGTGGACCATCTTGAAAATGAGAACAGCAAGTTGCAAAACCTGTTTCAGGAGAAGAGCAACGTCAACGAGAACATCCGCCAAGAGGTTTCCAGGCTCAGCAGTGAAAACTCA GTTATACCTGAACTGAAACTGCAGGCTTCTGAcctgcagagacaaaaacaagaactggAGGCTCAtgtggaggagcagagaaaagaacTGGCAG aaaaaacagaggagATCACAAATGTTCTCCACAGGAAGATTGAAGATGAGAGCTCACAACGCAG GCACTTGGAGGAGAAAGCGGGCGAGCTAGAGGAGCAGAAAAATGAGCTTCAAGAAcaactggaggagctggaagagGAGACTGATCACTtgaagagacagcagctgatgGAGAGCGAGGCCAAGAGCAAACTGAGACAGGACATTTCACGGCTTACTGCTGAGaatatt gACTTTGAGGAGATGCTTGATCACAAAGACAGATTGATAAAGAAACTCCGGAGTCAAATAAAAAGCCTTGAAACATCACAAAGAG TGAAACAAACGTCCGCGCCTGCCATCCCCAAGGATTTCCTCGGCATGTTGGAGTACAAACGAGAGGATGGACCCAGGCTCATTCAAAACATCATTCTAG aCTTAAAACCCAAAGGTGTGGCAGTTAATATGATGCCCAGGCTGCCAGCTTTCATCCTCTTCATGTGCATCCGCCATGTCGACTACCTGAACGATGAAGACAAACTCAAATCTCTGATGAATGAAATGATCGCGGCTGTCAAAAAGGTCATCTTG aatTATCACAAAGACTTTGAGGTGCTGTCATTCTGGCTCTCAAACACATATCAGCTGCTAAACTGTCTGAAGCAATACAGCGGGgaggag GAGTTCATGAAACAGAGTACTCCTCGACAGAAGAAGAACTGCCTGCAGAATTTTGATTTGTCAGAGCACAGGCAGATTCTCAGCGACCTGGCCATCCACATCTACCATCAGTTTCTTTCTGTCATGGAAAAGAGCCTCACTCCCGCAATTG TACCGGGTATGTTGGAGCATGAGAGTTTGCAGGGGATTTCCAGCATGAAGCCGACAGGATTCAGGAAGCGTTCAAACAGCATCTACGAGGACTCGGAGACCTACACCATCTCCTCCATCATCCAGCAGCTCAGCACCTTCCTCTCCATCATGAGCCAGCACGACATGGAGCAGGGCCTCATCAGACAGGCCGTCAAGCAGCTCTTCTTCCTGGTTGGTGCCACCACCCTCAACAACATCATGCTCCGTAAAGACATGTGTTCCTGCAGGAAGGGGATGCAGATCAg GTGCAACATCAGTTACCTGGAGGAGTGGCTGAAGGAGAAAGGACTGCAGAGCTCTAATGCTATGGACACTTTGAAGCCGCTGTCTCAGGCTGCCTGGCTTTTGCAGGTCAACAAGTCCACTGATGACGACGCCAAGGATGTCGCTGAAAAATGCACCGAACTCAACACTGTTCAG
- the myo5c gene encoding unconventional myosin-Vc isoform X2, with product MCSCAHLPEFKNLKLLSADKFQYTCMGGEMTIEGVDDKKDMEETQRTFSLLGLKEEFQSDVFKVLAAILHLGNVEIKDSGSDKSSVPLSDPHLAVFCELLGVSAEGLVRWLCHRRIVLVAETVVKPVPKEKAVNARNALAKQIYAHLFDCIINRINTALQVPGKQHAFIGVLDIYGFETFDVNSFEQFCINYANEKLQQQFNLHVFKLEQEEYMREDIPWTLIDFYDNQPVIDLIEAKMGILDLLDEECLFPQGTDQSWLQKLFNYLADNPLFEKPRLSNEAFTIQHFADKVEYQCRGFLEKNRDTLYEELVDILRASKFPFLANFFKEEELRAVNCKGVKVRPARPGVKAASKQLRASVGDKFCSSLSLLMETLNATTPHYVRCIKPNDEKLPFEYDSRRVVQQLRACGVLETIRISAQSYPSRWTYNEFYSRYSILMLHQEADLSDKKQTCKNVLQRLIQDPNQYKFGRTKIFFRAGQVAYLEKLRLDRLRGACVTIQKHVRGWSQRRKYLRMREAAIILQQYIRGQRTIRKTVSAATLKQGWASLVIQRHWKGYRMRQIYLVVRVASITIQAFTRGWKARKQFKTMMKEHKALVLQKYARAWLARRRFQTMRRLVLNVQLSYRVQQLRKKIEEQSKENCGLVERLTTLANSHSQTVEKLQGLEVKLEKSTHLKASVEAREKKAKEDAGLTIALLQKDMDALKLEKQNLEKKFEASFKEAKENFDHIKSSLLEEKEYEARLRKIAESNTEIQRQDHEKEVEILKEEIKRLKEERVGLQGKMEEAGQVNADLQEQVIQLTKHVKTIPELRRDLNNLQNQRNNMDRKMKQQSDQARVKVNDITRQLLGGVVEEEVLLGLSPDNSEKVYEVEDMLAAFDGLQKASRILESHQKEQKEKYESQVEGLKLKVDHLENENSKLQNLFQEKSNVNENIRQEVSRLSSENSVIPELKLQASDLQRQKQELEAHVEEQRKELAEKTEEITNVLHRKIEDESSQRRHLEEKAGELEEQKNELQEQLEELEEETDHLKRQQLMESEAKSKLRQDISRLTAENIDFEEMLDHKDRLIKKLRSQIKSLETSQRVKQTSAPAIPKDFLGMLEYKREDGPRLIQNIILDLKPKGVAVNMMPRLPAFILFMCIRHVDYLNDEDKLKSLMNEMIAAVKKVILNYHKDFEVLSFWLSNTYQLLNCLKQYSGEEEFMKQSTPRQKKNCLQNFDLSEHRQILSDLAIHIYHQFLSVMEKSLTPAIVPGMLEHESLQGISSMKPTGFRKRSNSIYEDSETYTISSIIQQLSTFLSIMSQHDMEQGLIRQAVKQLFFLVGATTLNNIMLRKDMCSCRKGMQIRCNISYLEEWLKEKGLQSSNAMDTLKPLSQAAWLLQVNKSTDDDAKDVAEKCTELNTVQIVKILNSYTPIDDFEKRVSSSFVRKVQSLLHDRESSSQLMLDSDYRFQVTFPFCPSLQALELLQVPSSLQLGFLIRI from the exons ATGTGCTCCTGTGCTCACCTGCCAGAGTTCAAGAACCTGAAGCTGT TGAGTGCAGATAAGTTCCAGTACACCTGCATGGGCGGCGAGATGACTATTGAAGGGGTAGATGACAAGAAAGACATGGAGGAGACTCAACGGACCTTCTCCCTCCTAG GGTTGAAGGAAGAGTTTCAGTCAGATGTTTTCAAAGTTTTGGCGGCTATTCTGCATCTGGGAAATGTGGAAATCAAGGACTCTGGAAGTGACAAATCCTCAGTTCCA CTCAGCGATCCACACCTGGCGGTCTTCTGTGAGTTGCTGGGTGTGAGCGCAGAGGGGTTGGTGCGTTGGCTCTGCCACCGGAGGATCGTGCTGGTGGCTGAGACGGTGGTGAAGCCGGTGCCCAAAGAGAAAGCGGTGAATGCCAGGAATGCTTTAGCCAAGCAGATCTACGCCCATCTGTTCGACTGTATTATCAACAGGATAAACACAGCGTTGCAGGTTCCAGGAAAACAGCACGCTTTCATTGGTGTTCTGGACATTTATGG CTTTGAAACGTTTGACGTCAACAGCTTTGAACAGTTTTGTATCAACTATGCAAATGAAAAACTTCAACAGCAGTTCAATTTG cacGTGTTTAAACTGGAGCAAGAGGAGTACATGCGAGAGGACATCCCCTGGACACTGATAGATTTCTATGACAACCAGCCAGTCATTGATCTGATTGAAGCAAAGATGGGGATCCTGGACTTGCTTGATGAAGAATGTTTG tTTCCTCAAGGCACAGATCAAAGCTGGTTGCAGAAACTGTTCAACTACCTAGCTGACAATCCTCTGTTTGAGAAGCCCAGGTTATCAAATGAGGCATTTACGATTCAACACTTTGCAGACAAG GTGGAATATCAATGCAGAGGTTTCCTTGAAAAGAACAGGGACACTCTTTATGAAGAACTTGTTGACATTCTGAGAGCCAGTAAG TTTCCCTTTCTGGCCAACTTTTTCAAAGAGGAGGAGCTTCGTGCTGTGAACTGTAAAGGTGTCAAAGTGAGGCCCGCCAGGCCTGGAGTGAAGGCAGCCAGTAAACAGCTGAGAGCCTCTGTGGGAGATAAG TTCTGCAGCTCCCTCTCTTTACTGATGGAAACACTGAACGCCACCACTCCTCATTATGTGCGCTGCATTAAGCCCAACGATGAAAAGCTCCCGTTTGA ATATGACTCGAGGAGGGTGGTGCAGCAGCTGCGTGCCTGCGGAGTCCTCGAAACAATTCGTATAAGCGCACAGAGTTATCCATCCAG gtggACATACAATGAGTTCTACAGCCGGTACAGTATCCTGATGTTGCATCAGGAGGCCGACCTCAGTGACAAGAAGCAGACCTGCAAGAATGTCCTTCAGAGGCTGATTCAG GACCCTAACCAGTACAAGTTTGGTCGGACAAAGATCTTCTTCCGAGCGGGACAGGTAGCGTACCTGGAGAAGCTGCGCCTGGACCGCCTGAGAGGAGCCTGTGTGACCATCCAGAAACACGTCCGCGGGTGGAGCCAGAGGAGGAAGTACCTGCGCATGAGAGAGGCGGCCATCATCCTCCAACAGTACATCCGTGGACAGAGGACAATCCG TAAAACGGTGAGTGCTGCAACACTGAAGCAGGGCTGGGCATCGCTGGTGATCCAGAGACACTGGAAAGGGTACCGCATGAGGCAGATCTACCTTGTCGTCCGTGTGGCATCCATCACCATCCAGGCCTTCACACGAGGATGGAAGGCACGCAAACAGTTCAAGACG ATGATGAAGGAGCACAAAGCTTTGGTTCTGCAGAAGTACGCTCGAGCATGGCTGGCACGCCGGCGTTTCCAAACCATGCGTCGCCTGGTACTCAACGTTCAGCTCTCCTACAGGGTGCAGCAGCTAAGGAAAAAGATTGAAGAGCAG AGCAAGGAGAACTGTGGATTGGTGGAGAGGCTGACCACCTTGGCCAACTCGCACTCTCAAACCGTTGAGAAGCTTCAGGGTCTGGAGGTGAAGCTGGAAAAATCCACTCACCTGAAGGCATCTGTCGAGGCAAGAGAGAAGAAAGCGAAAGAAGACGCTGGTCTG ACAATTGCATTGCTTCAGAAGGACATGGATGCACTAAAACTCGAAAAGCAGAACTTGGAGAAAAAGTTTGAAGCATCCTTCAAAGAGGCAAAGG AGAACTTTGATCATATAAAGAGCAGTCTTCTGGAAGAGAAAGAATATGAGGCAAGGCTTCGAAA GATTGCAGAGAGCAACACTGAGATCCAGAGACAGGACCACGAGAAGGAAGTGGAAATTCTGAAAGAGGAGATCAAGAGACTGAAAGAAGAGCGAGTTGGTTTACAGGGTAAGATGGAGGAGGCTGGACAGGTGAACGCTGACCTGCAGGAACAGGTCATCCAGCTCACCAAACACGTTAAAACCATCCCTGAGCTCCGTCGAGACCTCAACAACCTGCAAAACCAGAGAAATAACATGGATCGAAAAATGAAGCAACAGTCTGATCAAGCAAGAG TGAAAGTGAACGATATCACAAGACAACTTCTGGGTGGTGTTGTTGAAGAGGAGGTTCTTTTGGG GCTAAGTCCAGACAACTCAGAGAAGGTTTATGAAGTTGAAGATATGCTTGCAGCCTTTGATGGTCTACAGAAAGCTAGCAG AATACTTGAAAGCCACCAGAAGGAGCAGAAGGAAAAATATGAATCCCAAGTGGAGGGCTTGAAGTTGAAAGTGGACCATCTTGAAAATGAGAACAGCAAGTTGCAAAACCTGTTTCAGGAGAAGAGCAACGTCAACGAGAACATCCGCCAAGAGGTTTCCAGGCTCAGCAGTGAAAACTCA GTTATACCTGAACTGAAACTGCAGGCTTCTGAcctgcagagacaaaaacaagaactggAGGCTCAtgtggaggagcagagaaaagaacTGGCAG aaaaaacagaggagATCACAAATGTTCTCCACAGGAAGATTGAAGATGAGAGCTCACAACGCAG GCACTTGGAGGAGAAAGCGGGCGAGCTAGAGGAGCAGAAAAATGAGCTTCAAGAAcaactggaggagctggaagagGAGACTGATCACTtgaagagacagcagctgatgGAGAGCGAGGCCAAGAGCAAACTGAGACAGGACATTTCACGGCTTACTGCTGAGaatatt gACTTTGAGGAGATGCTTGATCACAAAGACAGATTGATAAAGAAACTCCGGAGTCAAATAAAAAGCCTTGAAACATCACAAAGAG TGAAACAAACGTCCGCGCCTGCCATCCCCAAGGATTTCCTCGGCATGTTGGAGTACAAACGAGAGGATGGACCCAGGCTCATTCAAAACATCATTCTAG aCTTAAAACCCAAAGGTGTGGCAGTTAATATGATGCCCAGGCTGCCAGCTTTCATCCTCTTCATGTGCATCCGCCATGTCGACTACCTGAACGATGAAGACAAACTCAAATCTCTGATGAATGAAATGATCGCGGCTGTCAAAAAGGTCATCTTG aatTATCACAAAGACTTTGAGGTGCTGTCATTCTGGCTCTCAAACACATATCAGCTGCTAAACTGTCTGAAGCAATACAGCGGGgaggag GAGTTCATGAAACAGAGTACTCCTCGACAGAAGAAGAACTGCCTGCAGAATTTTGATTTGTCAGAGCACAGGCAGATTCTCAGCGACCTGGCCATCCACATCTACCATCAGTTTCTTTCTGTCATGGAAAAGAGCCTCACTCCCGCAATTG TACCGGGTATGTTGGAGCATGAGAGTTTGCAGGGGATTTCCAGCATGAAGCCGACAGGATTCAGGAAGCGTTCAAACAGCATCTACGAGGACTCGGAGACCTACACCATCTCCTCCATCATCCAGCAGCTCAGCACCTTCCTCTCCATCATGAGCCAGCACGACATGGAGCAGGGCCTCATCAGACAGGCCGTCAAGCAGCTCTTCTTCCTGGTTGGTGCCACCACCCTCAACAACATCATGCTCCGTAAAGACATGTGTTCCTGCAGGAAGGGGATGCAGATCAg GTGCAACATCAGTTACCTGGAGGAGTGGCTGAAGGAGAAAGGACTGCAGAGCTCTAATGCTATGGACACTTTGAAGCCGCTGTCTCAGGCTGCCTGGCTTTTGCAGGTCAACAAGTCCACTGATGACGACGCCAAGGATGTCGCTGAAAAATGCACCGAACTCAACACTGTTCAG